The genomic stretch ggaggtggagacataaagagacagagatggaggtggagacacagagagacagagaagtaagtggagacatagacagagatggTGGACACATAGAAagaagagatggaggtggagacacagagatagaggtggAGACATAGAGATGAATGTGGAGGcatagacagagatggagacatagagagacagagatggaggtggagatatagagagacagagatggaaatggagacacagacagagatggaggtggagacaTATAGCgacagagatggaggtggagacatagagagatggaggtggagacacagacagagatggaaatggagacacagacagagatggaggtggagacaTATAGCgacagagatggaggtggagacatagagagacagatggagggggagacacagacagagatggaggtggagacaTATAGCgacagagatggaggtggagacatagagagacagagatggagggggagacacagacagagatggaggtggagacaTATAGCgacagagatggaggtggagacagagatggaggtggagacacagggagacagaaatggagggggagacatagagagacagagatggagggggagacatagagagacagagatggagggggagacaatgtTTTTACCGCTGTTACTATTACGACAGTGAATTATCAGGATCGattgctctctccatctctctctctgtgtctctgtctctctgtcctcatctgtctgtctgcctctctgtctctgtctctgtagctgtgtctctgtctgtatgtctgtccgtctgtctctctccctttcccctcctccattCTGtttcaaaacaagacaagacaagacaggacgtgtttatttcaggaaaccacGCGGGGTctcatgaaaatgttacatatttcatgtaactaatataGATATTAGTGTCCTCTGAATGATATATGTTTTTCAGATTCataccaaagaaaaaacaacaacaactgtcaagcATATTCAGTAACGCACAAAAAGTAGGACATCAACTCGACAGCGCTCTTCCGGCTCACCAAAGAGCTAAGGGACTTGGCATTCGAAACAATCGTTCTTCTTCCACCACCCATTGGCCGTTTGCGAAGCAATGGTGCCCACACATACACGTCATGGTGTAGGCGTTTCCTTTCCTTTTACTTCCTGTTCAAAGCCCGGCCGACCACAAATGCCACATCATGTCTGTTGagtctggttaactcactcagtacggccagtcctctcttgtcctctacacagacccctcggatgtccagtgggtgtctgaatgacccaacctttagcttccgtcgtcagaattgtggtattctttgtcaacattcacgtcttcagtataagagccttccgcttgcaatattttgatgtttgatgatggtaattggggtgaaaagctgttaacttcgtctctttcgccgttcgtatggaaagagttaaactcctGTAAACAGATAAACTACAGGACCGTGAGTGTatgttgttatttgttattgtttgctTTCAGTCGATCGTTAGGTGTGCATCTGTCCTGTATACAATGTATATAACTGAAtcgaaaaggaagagagagagagagagagagagagagagagaaacgccatTCTTTAAGCGCTATCCAGTAACCCGATAATCAGACAATGGGCCAGCTGATCATGTAATGTGAGACGCCGTGACACAGTCAGTTAGGCGTTGGTCATGTAAtcttgtgttcaccagtgattgagGTTCGAGGCCCGTTtgggcatggcgttgtgtccttgggaaaggcattttacagctccgattttcctcacttcatccaggtgtgaatgggttcctgacttcggttggggaaagcTACAtctgcggaaggagaggattgggccctgccttcctatgcccagccctggacacagtggacatgaattcactgccttcctatgcccagccctgggcacagtgggcatgaattcactgccttcctatacccagccctgggcacagtgggcatgaattcactgccttcctaagcccagccctggacacagtggacatgtattcactgccttcttacgccgagccctggacacagtggacatgaattcactgccttcctatgcccagccctggacacagtggacatgaattcactgcttcctatgcccagccctgggcacagtgggcatgaattcactgccttcctatacccagccctggacacagtggacattaattcactgccttcttacgccgagccctggacacagtggacatgaattcactgccttcctatgccgagccctggacacagtggacatgaattcactgccttcctatgcccagccctggacacagtggacatgaattcactgccttcctatgccgagccctggacacagtggacatgaattcactgccttcttacgccgagccctggacacagtggacatgaattcactgccttcctatgcccagccctggacacagtggacatgaattcactgccttcctatgcccagccctggacacagtggacatgagtccactaccttcctatgccgagccctggacacagtggacatgaattcactgctttcctatgcccagccctggacacagtggacatgaattcactgccttcctatgcccagccctggacacagtggacatgaattcactgccttcctatgcccagccctggacacagtggacatgaattcactgccttcctatgccgagccctggacacagtggacatgaattcactgccttcttacgccgagccctggacacagtggacataaattcactgccttcctatgccgagccctggacacagtggacatgaattcactgccttcctatgcccagccctggacacagtggacatgaattcactgccttcctatgcccagccctggacacagtggacatgagttcactgccttcctatgcccagccctggacacagtggacatgagttcactgccttcctatgcccagccctggacacagtggacatgagttcactgccttcctatgcccagccctggacacagtggacatgaattcactgccttcctatgcccagccctggacacagtggacatgaattcactgccttcctatgccgagccctggacacagtgacatgaattcactgccttcctatgcccagccctggacacagtggacatgaattcactgccttcctacgccgagccctggacacagtggacatgaattcactgccttcctatgcccagccctggacacagtggacatgaattcactgccttcctatgcccagccctggacacagtggacatgaattcactgccttcctatgccagagccctggacacagtggacatgaattcactgccttcctatgcccagccctggacacagtggacatgaattcactgccttcttacgcagagccctggacacagtggacatgaattcactgccttcctatgcccagccctggacacagtggacatgaattcactgccttcctatgcccagccctggacacagtggacatgaattcactaccttcctatgcccagccctggacacagtggacatgaattcactgccttcctatgcccagccctggacacagtggacatgaattcactgccttcctatgcccagccctggacacagtggacatgaattcactgccttcttacgccgagccctggacacagtggacatgaattcactgccttcctatgcccagccctggacacagtggacatgaattcactgccccgatgaccgtAAATGGGTGCGGGACCTTGAACCTTTTAATGACTCTGTCATATTTCCCGTTTCATAGTGAGTACGGTAGTTAATGATTGTGTGAAACATGTTGCTTTTCTGCTGGTTAACTTCTTCCCAATTTGAAAATCTGTCCCTGTTTTATAAATCTTCTCATGTCTTACGTGTTATGGCCTTCTCTGTCACGatagatttgttttttttcatgcgttccttttaaagaaacaaacaaacataaacaaaacggttTCATGATTCAGTGAGGGAGAAACAGTCCTTAGGAAAACCAGCGAAGTATATAGAAGCCAGAACAGATGTGTATAATTTGTTAGTGTTGGAAAGGCTACAGACTTCCTGTTGAGGTTAATTTCGCCTTGTTCCCTAATCACCCACTGCAGCCAGAGCCAATCCGTCCTTGCCAATCAGTGTGCAGATAATTGGCCTCATTGTGGGCATCTCCAGCAGCGGTggttaaaaaaaccccaccaacaactgTCTCTGACTGTAATAACTCCACATCGACATCCACATCTACGTGCCGCTGCGGGTCCACAACCAGTGACCAGCCAGGCCCTGTGGTGATTTCTGTTTGGAGCAGTATCTTGACCATTATTCAGATCGCACGACTGGCAGCACACTGACGGACAGCCGCACAGACGCCGTTCGAATCAAACCTGTGCTCCCAAAATATTTCCACAGGTGTGTGATATTGTTCGACACACGAACTGGGTGCATTCCTGTGCCATATTGTCCAAGATAAGAAGAAACGTTTGATTTTCAGTGCTTCTTTTATTACTACTGTGTTCCCGGgtacataacagggaagaaacaagaaaatacacacaaacaaccaccacaaaacttGCTCGTACAGTTTATTGGCTGAAGACCACATCCACCACGAACAAATTTTACTTGCGTGTTTTATGAACAGTGGTCGTCCGCGGTACAGAATTAAACAACAAACCTGGGCAACAACAAACGATTTGTAAGTACAGGACATGGTGTGAAGACAGCCAGTGATCCCCTAATATAACGATAGCCGCAACAACTTGAAAGGACTGGCCGTGGCAGCAGAGTGAGTGGCGGACACTGTGTGACGGTCACCATGGCTCCGAAGAAGGCCGGGGCGGACAGGCCACAGGTGTTTGAAGGAGGCTACATCGACGACTACGTCATCGCTGCCACCGTCACTGCTGCTGTCCTCGTtggcgtcatcatcattgtcatcgtctgtATCTGCTGTCGAAGGTGACTCTTAAAACGTCAGCatgcctccactctctctccatcccgtcTCAAGTTGTCTgcatgtctttttgtctctgtctgtctgtctgcctgcctgcctgtttctttctccctctgaacatgtctgtctgtctgtctctatgtgaacatgtctgtctttctctctctctctctctctctctctctctctctctgaacagtgGTCTGTTGTCCATGAGGATGTGgtttccaatcccgctctcgccctttctctcaagtttgactagaaaatcaaactgagcgtctagtcattcggatgagacgataaaccgaggtcccgtgtgtagcaagcacttggcgcactgcaaaagaacccatgacaacaaatgttgtcctctggcaacaatctcataggtacataaataaataagcatgCACTCCAAGGCCTggctgtatatatatgatagtcagtcgtaccgactatgaccatcagaacagcagaggaggcaactgctgttccgactatctgggccagaatttgattatagtggagactgacttgcccaagttacatccccactctctcggccacgagggttttaggacagtcggcgttggggtggttcccaaaggccaaccagcccacaaggctgcagcactaagagccagtgcaatttttcctcctagtttgagagtcatagtccttcacaaaagactaagctgtaaatggtttcccattgactggagaaaccattgataaaacagctctcactttgctgttggcccaaatgtaaacttatgtcaatctgtgatataagccgagtgttgggccggagtgcctgactaagcgctggttgggttaagctgctggtcaggcatctgccaaacaTATGTGGTGTGGCGTACATGGTAGTGCTGATGTCAATGTCGGCCACATCGAGGATGTAGACAGATTGTTGAGCTTTCTCAGCTTTTTGTGTTAttaaggaggaaagtggcaggatggttaagacgctcagctgccaatacagagagtccgtgagggtctgggtttgaatcccgctctcgcccttttcccctcaagtttgactggagaatcaaactgagcgtctagtaattcggatgagtcgataaagcgaggtcccgtgtgcagcaagcacatggcgcactgaaaaagaacccatggcaacgagagtgttgtcctctggcaaaattatgtgaaaagaaatcctctctgataggttcacacacacacatgtatataagcatgcactcaaggcctgacaagcttgttgagttatgctgctgtcaggcatctgcctagcagtgacgcctccttgagaatctgaaactgtaaTTCACAAACTCACGGGTGTTCAGTGTGTAAGGAACAGtcccactgaccactactgaccatcaATGACCACTAGCCTACTAACCACTGCTGAccgttgaccactactgaccacatctaaccactactgaccattgaccaccgctgaccactactgatcacTGACCATTGACTACCGCTGACCACGACTGAGCACCAAATGACCACTGCTAACCAGtgctgacaactgaccaccaccaAGTACTTATCACTATTTGATATATTTATCGACGACGAGGTTGAAAGTGGCTGTTGTCTTTGACTATCGTTTTATATATTATTTGATATCAGTGACAACTGACCACCACTAAGTAATGATCActattttatatattatttatcaACAACGAGACTGAAAGTGACTGTTAGTCTCTGACTGTCGTTATATTTGACATACTTATGAACTGTTAACAACGAGACTGAAGGTGACTGTCGTCCTTATCTTGCAGACGGCAGATGACCCGCTGCTGCAGATGCCTGTGCCTGCGACGGAAAAGAAGCCGTGGGGGCCGCTTGATCATGGGCTACCTGCCCGCCAACATCGCCGTCAACTCGGCGGCCCTGGAGCAGGGGGTTCCCGACATCTTCCTGCGCGGGTCCCAGGCGGGCCGCCTCTCCCTGGGACCCTGCAGCACTAGCTTCGACGGCAGCAGCTACGCGGCCCAGGGCCCCGACTCCTCCACGCCGCCGCCTGAGACGAGCGGCACGTGGTCCGACTTCATGCGGCAGGTCATCCTGATCCAGCGAGGCAGTGCCGCCTGGGTGGTGGAGGGCAGGGCGCTCGGCGAAGCAGGGAGAGTCACCAAGGACCTTCAGAAGGGCAGAATccctgaggaggaagggggactATCTGAGGAGGAGGACCCTCAGAAGGGCAGAATcccagaggaggaagggggagtgacTGAAGAAGAGGTGGGGGGAGTCACCGTGGACCATCAGAAATGGAGAATCTCTGGGAATGAGAGAAGAGtacctgaggaggaggaggatggggggagtgtgcttgagaaggaagaggaggcgaGAGTGCCCGAAGAGTGGCGAGTCGTCCGTGACGGGAGAGCGCCCGAACAGGAGAGAGTGCCCGTGGGAGCGAGATTGCCTGTGGAGGGGAGAGTGCCTGAAAACGGCGTCCTTCTCTTCGAGCATAGGGGATCCCAACGCACTGGACACAGCACGGAAAGCATCACCATCCACACCTTGGCCGATGACGTCCTGGCCGTGGATGATGACGAAGCACTGAAAAGTGACGTCACTAACGATGCCGTGCCTCAGGCGGATGACTTTGTGAATAGTGGAGCCTTGAAAGGCGACGTCACGGGGAATGACGCTATGTGTCATGTGGATGACGTCGAAAATGACGTAACCGGCTTGAAAGACGTCACGATCGGCGCTGTGCATTATGTTGTGCGGTTGTGACAACTACATGGTGTTTCTGACCGAGGGTGTCAGCACTGGCTGACGTCATGATTTACGGTACAAAGCACACACTGGTTGATGACTCAGAGGAAGCTGTGTGGGTTCCGTACTGATCAGCAGACGGTCATTTGTTGAAAGAAACCTTTCATACTTTCCTGCACCCTCTCCCTCATACACCCCAGAGGAACACGTATAACTtgttgttgggttccttctcaccttggtctcctatataatgaatgggctgacagggctgcaagaaaaggtgcaaaacaccaacagggaagcacatacctttatgtacctttgtacaagaggggtaccgcttactagaaaaaagcatcatggagcaaagtcagggaagtataccagcaaaatggcaaagttttaaataaaagtataaataatattcaacaaccggaatctatcaatcaatcaaatacattcactaatttattcagattaaggcaaattcgggcattatca from Babylonia areolata isolate BAREFJ2019XMU chromosome 6, ASM4173473v1, whole genome shotgun sequence encodes the following:
- the LOC143283298 gene encoding uncharacterized protein LOC143283298, whose amino-acid sequence is MAPKKAGADRPQVFEGGYIDDYVIAATVTAAVLVGVIIIVIVCICCRRRQMTRCCRCLCLRRKRSRGGRLIMGYLPANIAVNSAALEQGVPDIFLRGSQAGRLSLGPCSTSFDGSSYAAQGPDSSTPPPETSGTWSDFMRQVILIQRGSAAWVVEGRALGEAGRVTKDLQKGRIPEEEGGLSEEEDPQKGRIPEEEGGVTEEEVGGVTVDHQKWRISGNERRVPEEEEDGGSVLEKEEEARVPEEWRVVRDGRAPEQERVPVGARLPVEGRVPENGVLLFEHRGSQRTGHSTESITIHTLADDVLAVDDDEALKSDVTNDAVPQADDFVNSGALKGDVTGNDAMCHVDDVENDVTGLKDVTIGAVHYVVRL